CGTCGAACGGCAGATGCGGTGCGCGTTTGAAAACCAGTGCGATCTCGGTCACCCTGCGGCCCAGGCGTTTCCCGGTGCGCAGATAGAAAGGCACCCCGGCCCAGCGTCGCGTGTCCACCTCGAGCGTGATCGCGGCGAAGGTCTCGGTGGTGGAGTCTTTGGAGAAACCTTCCTCGTCAAGCAGTCCCACCACTTGCTCGCCGCCCTGCCAGCCGGCGGCGTATTGGCCGCGGCTGGTGGTCTGGTCCAGCGGCTGGGCGAGCTGAGTAGCCGACAGCACCTTGATCTTCTCGGCTTGCAACGCGCGCGCATTGAAGCTCACCGGCTCTTCCATCGCGGTGAGCGCCAACAACTGCATCAGGTGGTTCTGGATGACATCGCGGGCCGCGCCGATGCCGTCGTAATAACCGGCCCGTCCACCCAGCCCGATGTCCTCGGCCATCGTGATCTGCACGTGGTCGACGTAGTGCGCGTTCCAGATCGGGTCCCACAGTTGATTGGCGAATCGCAACGCCAAGATGTTCTGGACCGTCTCCTTGCCCAGATAGTGGTCGATGCGGAACACCGACTCCTCCGGGAACACCGAATTGACCACATGGTTGAGATCGCACGCGCTTTTCAGGTCGTGGCCGAACGGCTTCTCGATGACCACCCGGCTCCACCTGCCCTCAAGCGGGCGCGCCAGCCCGGAGGAATGCAATTGTTCGCACACCACCGGGAACGACTTCGGCGGGATTGCCAGATAGAACGCGTGATTGCCGCCGATACCACGCTCGGCATCGAGCTTGTCGAGCGTCTCGGCCAGCCGCGCGAACGCGGCGTCGTCGTCGAAAGCGCCCTGCACGAACCGCAATCCTTCGGCCAGCCGCTCCCAAATAGCCTGCCGAAACGGGGTGCGGCAGTACTGTTTGACGTCGTCGTGGATCACCTGGGCGAAGGCGTCGTGATCCCAGTCGCGGCGGCCGAAGCCGATCAGCGAGAAGGTTGGTGGCAGCAGGCCGCGGTTGGCCAGGTCATAGATGGCCGGCACCACTTTTTTGTGCGCCAGATCGCCGGTGACACCGAAAAGCACCAGGGCGCAGGGGCCGGCGATTCTAGGTAGCCGCTTATCGTCCTTGTCTCGCAATGGGTTACGCCATTGCGAGACATCAGCACCCTGCGTCATTTGGCAGTGGAACTCAGCTGCTTCTGTGTC
The DNA window shown above is from Mycobacterium sp. Aquia_216 and carries:
- the zwf gene encoding glucose-6-phosphate dehydrogenase, whose product is MTQGADVSQWRNPLRDKDDKRLPRIAGPCALVLFGVTGDLAHKKVVPAIYDLANRGLLPPTFSLIGFGRRDWDHDAFAQVIHDDVKQYCRTPFRQAIWERLAEGLRFVQGAFDDDAAFARLAETLDKLDAERGIGGNHAFYLAIPPKSFPVVCEQLHSSGLARPLEGRWSRVVIEKPFGHDLKSACDLNHVVNSVFPEESVFRIDHYLGKETVQNILALRFANQLWDPIWNAHYVDHVQITMAEDIGLGGRAGYYDGIGAARDVIQNHLMQLLALTAMEEPVSFNARALQAEKIKVLSATQLAQPLDQTTSRGQYAAGWQGGEQVVGLLDEEGFSKDSTTETFAAITLEVDTRRWAGVPFYLRTGKRLGRRVTEIALVFKRAPHLPFDATMTDELGTNALVIRVQPDEGITLRFGSKVPGSMEVRDVNMDFSYGAAFAEDSPEAYERLILDVLLGEPSLFPVNEEVELAWQILDPVLDHWASDGKPDPYESGTWGPASAFEMLRRTDREWRRP